In Planctomycetaceae bacterium, the sequence CCGACAGTGAAGGTCACGCTAAGCCTCAGCCGCGGGACCGTGGAGTTCTTCAAGGCCCAGGCCCGCAGACGCGGCTCACCTTACCAGAAGATGATCCGCCGGCTTTTGGATGTCTACGCATCCCGTTTTCTTTAGATTCTTCTTCTGACTGAGGTGTGCCGTCTCGATGCTCTCGCAATGCATGGGCGGGACGCCCATGCCACACAACGAATAACGGGCGGCCGTTTTGCGACCGCCCGTTGGCATTGAGCTCTCTTCGTTGTATCCGATTACTTCTTGCGACGGCGAATCAAGGCCGCCACGCCGCCGATGACCAGCAGACTCATGGTCGCCGGCTCGGGGACTGGAACGGGATTGTAGAAAGCGATTCCCCAGACCTGCGACATGCTGTTGTCGCTGATAAAGAGCGTCTGCGTGAACGTGTCATCGGCGATGGACCATATCTCGTGTCCGCCGGCGGCAGGATTGACGGCGTAAAATGCCGTCGTACCGTCCAGCGCTGTCGAGACCGCGCCCCAATACGCCGCGCGGGAATCAATGACCAGATTGGCCGAGGCGCCGCCGACAATATTCATCGTCAGGGTCAAGCCCGACCCGCCCGTGCCCCCATCCGATCCACGAATATAGACCGCCCGCCCGACCGTGTAGGTCAGGTCCTGCTTGCCTTCGTAGTTGGCGATACCGTACGTGTGGTCATGCACGAACGTGCCGGTGGCGGTGTATTCTTTGAAGCGGTCGGCTCCGGAGACATCCACGTAGGCAATGACGTTGCCGTTGGCTTCCGGGGCGGCGGTCAGCGCCACGGCGGTATCGGGCGTGGTGGCGATCTGCGCGGC encodes:
- a CDS encoding CopG family transcriptional regulator — translated: MKKKIKYTDEPLEMEKIKDFLPSPDQLALKEPTVKVTLSLSRGTVEFFKAQARRRGSPYQKMIRRLLDVYASRFL
- a CDS encoding PEP-CTERM sorting domain-containing protein gives rise to the protein MKKCSVIMGLILVLCLATLAQADVFVGDKGTGMIWQYNNAGGAKTLFADVTLNGLSSPTHMDVVGDLLYINTASGVAYYNLITKAYVGMATSVGRNAMAVDTVNKVLFTASGNTIYATDISGSTAGAAAQIATTPDTAVALTAAPEANGNVIAYVDVSGADRFKEYTATGTFVHDHTYGIANYEGKQDLTYTVGRAVYIRGSDGGTGGSGLTLTMNIVGGASANLVIDSRAAYWGAVSTALDGTTAFYAVNPAAGGHEIWSIADDTFTQTLFISDNSMSQVWGIAFYNPVPVPEPATMSLLVIGGVAALIRRRKK